The following DNA comes from Marichromatium purpuratum 984.
TAGTAGGCGCCGACCCCGTTACGCTCGGGCGCGGCGTCGGAGAGGATGGCCACGCGTAGCCCCGAGGCGTCGATCGGGTCGGCGTGCGCGGTGACCTGGTCAGGGCGCGGGGTGCTCAACATGGCAGCGCGGCTTCCGTGGTTTGCGGGGGCGTCGGGGGCGCGGCCGATGGCGGCGCGTCCCGATCATCGATGACGCGTGCGCGCAGGCGACGATAGCAGGCGCCGAGGTCGTGCTCGATGCGCTCGGGGTCGAGCCCGAACTGCGTGAGGCTGTACTGGTGCGCGCTGCGATAGCTGCGGGCATGGCGCTGACGCGCCTGGAGTCGGGCGCGGTAGTCGGCCTCGAGGGTGAGTCCGAGCTGACTGTAGATGGTCTCGATGCTCGGACCGAGTCGCTCGCGCAGCTGCTCCATGCTCACCCAGGCACAGCGCTCGCGCGGGACGTCGGCAAGGACTCGCTCGAGATTGTGGTAGTAGAAGCCGAGTTGTTCGGTCATGCGGCGCTCGAACGCGGGCTCGACGGCGCCGATGCCGAACAGCTTGGCGCCGCCGGCGATCGAACTCAGTTGCGAGGGCAGGGTCTCCTGCGGGGCGCGCAGACAGACCACGAAGCGGGCGTCGGGATAGCGCGCGCGCAGCGCCTCGGCGAGCGGGGCGAAGGCGGCATTCTTCGACAGCAGTCGCTTGTCCGTGCCGTGGACATAGAGATGGCGCTGCAGACAACGATGGTAGTGCTCGAGGAGCCGGCTGCGCAGCGGCTCGGGCATGTCGCGGTCGAAGCTGCCCATCTGCCACAGTCGGCGCGAGTCGGGGAAGGGCAGGACGAGGATGAAGCAGGCGAGCGCCGGCAGCAGCGCGAAATAGTCTTCCTCGGGATCATCGAGGCGCATGCTGTGGACCGCGTCCAGGGCGCCGAAGGCGTAGCGCTCGATCCGGCGCAACAGCCGGGCGAGCGGGGCGCCGAGCCGGGCGTCGAGACGACCGAGCCCGAGCCAGAAGCGGCGCGCGCTGATCGAGAGCGCGAACAGGCACTCCCAGGTGGTGAAGGTGGTGACACCGGGATCCTCGGCCAGCACTCGGTGGAGAT
Coding sequences within:
- a CDS encoding sulfotransferase — translated: MLRLFISSQLHLLGLALRALVPRRGAGWAGYVRPLLMLVFVPLFALIQLIHWLGLALDELLYPDYRRVQIREPLFILGVPRSGTTHLHRVLAEDPGVTTFTTWECLFALSISARRFWLGLGRLDARLGAPLARLLRRIERYAFGALDAVHSMRLDDPEEDYFALLPALACFILVLPFPDSRRLWQMGSFDRDMPEPLRSRLLEHYHRCLQRHLYVHGTDKRLLSKNAAFAPLAEALRARYPDARFVVCLRAPQETLPSQLSSIAGGAKLFGIGAVEPAFERRMTEQLGFYYHNLERVLADVPRERCAWVSMEQLRERLGPSIETIYSQLGLTLEADYRARLQARQRHARSYRSAHQYSLTQFGLDPERIEHDLGACYRRLRARVIDDRDAPPSAAPPTPPQTTEAALPC